TTACGCCATTTTCTCAATCCATTTGTACAGATATAACCCTAAAGCTGACAAATAATAAAAAGTATGTTTTTTCATTTACAGATGCCTGGAATAATAAAGCATTTGGCTGGATAAAATTTGGTTCAAAAGAAATTGAATTATATTTAGACTGTAATGAGTTTGATGAAACAGGAAAAAACTTTGCACGACTATACGGAGAAACAATAAAACTCCATGAAACGACAAATGATAAAGATTTTCTGAAGAATGCATTAGAAGAAAAATAAAAAGGGAATATTTAAGAAAGCAAGTCGAGCTTGCTTTCTTAAATGAAATTGAACTTTAGGGTTTACGCGAGGAAGCGGTAGTACGCGGCTTAAGAAAAGTATAATAATAGAAGCATACGCTTCAAATGGTTGTACAGAATTTTTCATAAAGAAAAAAAAGTATTTATGGAATCTAATTCTGTATAAGAAATATAATTGCCATAACAAAGGTTCGTAGCCGACAGCGGGTCGAGCCCGCTGCGATACAACCAGTTGTTACACGGACGCCCGCACTGGGGCGCTTGGAGAAAAAAGAAAAATGAAAGTTATATTAAAGATATTAAAATATGTATTCATAATTCTTTTTTCTTTAATTCTTATACTTTATGTTAGCTTAAATATTTATGTAAAATCAAAAGAAGTCAAAGTAGATAAAAATGAATTATTAAGATCGTCAACAATTTCTTTATCAGAAGAACAGATAAAAATTGCAAGTATTGTTTTAAATGGAAATAGTAATCCAGAATTTCATAATTATATCTTTTTAATAAATGATGCATTTTCAAAAAGAAATTATGTTGCTCTTGCAACAGCTTTTAGTTATATCGGAGAGCATGACAATGATAATTTTCGGAAAAGCACAAGTAATGAAAGACGTATAATAGAACTTGCTACTAAAAGGTTCATCATGAAAAAAATTGATTATGTACCCTGTTATAATTATATATTTTCTAAATACTATTTTGGAAACAATATGTATGGTCTTTCAGATGCTTCAATTTTTTATTTTTCAAAACAATATACAGAATTAACAGACAAGGAATTTATTAGTCTGTGTTTATTACTCCATAATCCAACTTACTATGATTTTAGAAATGAAAATAATAGAAAACGATGTGAAGAAGAACTAAATAGAATTTATTTGCTTTATCGAAAAGAATAAAAAGAATATATTTTAATCGAGTCAAGCTCGATTAAAATATAAAATTGAACTTTTGGGCTTGGGCGAAGAAGCGATTAAATAAATTGGAAAATAATAGAAAGCAAGTCGAGCTTGCTTTCTATTATTTATTTTACTTTAGGGCGACATAAGATAGCAGTAGTACGCGACTTTCGTCGCTTAGGATTGTTCATAAAAAATTAGAAGCGTTGCTTCTATAAATAAACAATATTTTTTTTATGAAAAATAAATAAGAAAGTATTGTTTAAGAAATAAATTCGTGTAACATAGGTTCGTAGCCGACAGCGGGTCGAGCCCGCTGCGGTACAACCAGTTGTTATACGCACAGCCCACTGGGCTGGATAAAAAGGAAGGAAAAATGAAATTAAAAAATGTTTTAACAATCTTTTGTTTAAGTATTGTTTTTATAGGATGTAATTCAAAAGAAATTGATGAATTAATGAAAAAAAATGAATCAATAGAAAAAGAAAATAAAAAATTATCTAATTCTATACAAAAACTGGAAACAGAAAATCGTAAACTTAAGGAAAAAAAGGATGAAAAAAATCAATTTGGTTCACCAGAATTTGTATATGATTTTAAAATAAATACAATTATAGAATCAATTTTTAAGGATTTTCATTATGAATTTCCTGAAATAATAAATTTAGACAATGTAAAAAAATATACTTATGATGTTTCTAAATTTTCAGAAGAAGAAAAAAAGTTTTATGATTATGAAACTTATTCAACTATGCCAATAGACAATATTTCAGAATATAACTCTTCTTATTTTGATCAAAATAAATATGTAAAACTTACGGATTATGATATTGTAGAAAATTGTTTAAAAGAAAAAAAACAGAAATTAAATAGAAAACCTTTGGATAAAATTGAAGAAAATAAAATTCGCGAAATTCTAATTGGTTTTTACTCCTTTCTTGGACAAAAAAGTTTTAATACTTTATTAGATACATATTTCATTACAGATATTAATAGAGAAAAATATTTGGAATCTTTTTTAATTGATTATAGTGATTTGAAATATCAAAATGCCCCCTTTGAAATTTACATAAATACTTTTTTCAATGATGATATCGACAAATATGAAAAAGATACTATTTTAGTTGAACTAATGTATTCGCATCCAATTAATTATGTGAGTTTTGCCATAAAAGAAATTGAAGGAAAGTATAAGATTGTCAAATATATTGGAATTTATGATGAAGAATAACTTCATATATATTAAATAAACGTATAACATGCACTTCAAATCGGATGTCGGGTCAAGCCCGCCACCGTTTAAGCGCGTAGTTATGACGACAGGCGCACTGGCCTGCCCTTTTTAGAAAAAATATATGAAAAAACTTTTTATAATATTATTAATTGGGTTTTTGAATATTAATCTTTTCGCTCAGGAATTTCCGTTTCCACCGGAATTAAAATGGTGGATATCAGAAATTCAATCAATTGATAAAAATGCAAAAATCGAAAACTTTAAGTTTTCAGAAGAACATTCCATTCTTAATCAGGATTCACCAATATCATATAAAAACCGTTTATATCCAGTATTAAAAAAATGGAATTACTTTGGAAACGAATTTGCATATTTTGATATCTATGCTTCTCTTGAAAAGAATAAAAGTGGCAAATATTCAATTTATGGAGAACCTGACTCAGCTTTCGGAATATTTGATAAAAATGAAAATTTACTTTTCATAGATTTTTTCGGGAGTTCAAAAGGAATAGATTCATTTTGCTGGGTAAGAGACAACAGAATTATTGCGGTTGGTAGAGATATAATAAATTCATATGAAGATGGATTGTCTGATATTGATTTTATAATCTATGATTATTACTTAAAAAATGACGGGGAAATTATAGTTAAAGAATATACCTATAATATAAAATCAGTAAATATGGCTAAAATAAAATTAAGGTGGGTTGAACAAAGAACCGATTACTTTGAAATTAATTAACATGGTATATTTTTTAATCGAGTCAAGCTCGATTAAAAAATAAAATTAAACTTTAGGGCTTGGACGAAGAAGCGATAGTACGCGGCTTTACGCCGCTTAGGAAAAGTATAATAATAGAGGCATACGCTTCTAATGGTTGTACAGAATCTTCATAAAGAAAAAATGATTTAAGAAATCTGATTCTGTATAAGAAATATAATTTGTCATAACAAAGGTTCGTAGCCGACAGGCTGTCAAGCAGCCTGCGGTACAACCAGTTGTTATGTGGACGCCCGCACTGGGGCGCATTTGGAGAATGATGAAAAGAAAAATTCTTATAATTATATTTTTTCTAGGAGTTAATACTATGTTTTGGGGTAATGATTTAGGAAATTGGAAGGAATATGAATCCTTAAATAAAAAAACATTGTTCGGTAATGAAGAATATTGGAAAAAATATAATGGAATATCGGCTACCTTGGCAAAAGAAATACCACAAGCTTTCCTTTATGAAGTAGTTTGCTGTTATGGCTATTATGTAATAGGAAATTCTGAAAATGAAGAAATGCGACAAAAATTTCTTGAATTACCAGAAATACTAAGATATACAATGTTAATTGGTTTATATGAAGGTGAAATCAATAATGGAGGATTTGCGCAATTTTACGATAATATAGGTTATATCGTATTTGAATTACAAAAAGGTTTAAAATTTTTTGGTCTTAAAAAAAATAAAAAACTTATTGATAAATCAATATCATTAATAAAAAAAAGAATTGATATTTCGAATTATTATGAATTATGTTCAAAAGAAGAATTACCTTTAGATGAAATTGATGATGAACTAAGTAAATTAGATGATAGATTTTATGAATATCCTGAAGACTTTACAGAAATTATAAATTCTTATTTGGATAAAAATAGAGAACAATTAATTACGATAAAATAATCACATAACAAATGTTCGTAGCCGACAGCGGATCAAGCCCGCTGCGGTACAACCAGTTGTTACACGGACGCCCGCATTGGGGCGCAGGAAAGAAAACAATGAAATTTAGAAGTAAAGTTTTATTAATTTTTTCTTGTTTTTTACTTGGAATAATCTGTTTATTGTGTTTTTTTAATACAAGTTATTTTGAACCTTGGTGTCATGAAAATGAATGTTTTTTGGTTTATGGAATTACAAGCAAAGAATTAATTAGAAAAGTAAGAAGTTATTATTATTCAAATAAAGATATCTGGGTTTGGGATAAAAATGAAGAAAATGAATACTCTTTAGCCTTTAATCATTATACACCTATAAATTGGATTCCAAGTGAAGAAATTAAAATTTTAATTAATGATAAAATTTATCACATAAGTATTCCAGAGACAGAAGTAGTAAGAATAGAAATACACGGTATTTATAATTCAAAAGTAGAAAATAGAATGGGAAAAAGATTTATATGTACTTCGAACTCTATGGGAGAGATAAATCGGCTAAATAGAAGTGAAGAAAATAATTATTTAGTAAAAGAATTTGAAAATCAATTTATTAAAGAACTCGATGTGAACTATATTTGGGAAGAGCCACCTTTAATAAATCTTTTATTTCGAAAAATGTATATTTCTTTGCATTAACTAATTTTCAGAAATATAATAAATCGTGTAACAAAGGTTCGTAGCCGACAGGCAGTCAAGCTGCCTGCGGTACAACCAGTTGTTATATGCACAGCCCACTGGGCTGGTTCGAAGAAGGATAAAATGAAAATAAAAAGTTTTTTTATATTCTGTTGTTTTAGTATGTTTCTGATTGGATGTAATTCAAAAGAAATAGATGAAATCAAAAATAAAAAT
The Treponema bryantii DNA segment above includes these coding regions:
- a CDS encoding transglycosylase domain-containing protein; the encoded protein is MKVILKILKYVFIILFSLILILYVSLNIYVKSKEVKVDKNELLRSSTISLSEEQIKIASIVLNGNSNPEFHNYIFLINDAFSKRNYVALATAFSYIGEHDNDNFRKSTSNERRIIELATKRFIMKKIDYVPCYNYIFSKYYFGNNMYGLSDASIFYFSKQYTELTDKEFISLCLLLHNPTYYDFRNENNRKRCEEELNRIYLLYRKE
- a CDS encoding DMP19 family protein — protein: MFWGNDLGNWKEYESLNKKTLFGNEEYWKKYNGISATLAKEIPQAFLYEVVCCYGYYVIGNSENEEMRQKFLELPEILRYTMLIGLYEGEINNGGFAQFYDNIGYIVFELQKGLKFFGLKKNKKLIDKSISLIKKRIDISNYYELCSKEELPLDEIDDELSKLDDRFYEYPEDFTEIINSYLDKNREQLITIK